In Chitinophaga nivalis, a single genomic region encodes these proteins:
- a CDS encoding alpha-L-fucosidase, giving the protein MKKIFIVLIGLLAVLESGYAQETQARTDWKNQKYSMFIHWGAIYSTLGGVWDGKPVTRGYSEQIQSHAGIYSDVYGAVANRFRPELWNADSIVLLAKAAGMKSVVMTSKHHDGFCMFHSAYTDYNVVDATPFKRDVLKELADACKRHGLKFGLYFSLIDWHFPQAYPISSSNSDPITPEHHQFNKEQVTELLTHYGPVSEIWFDMGSLTAQQSNELAELVHQLQPGCMVSGRLGNDAGDFCVMGDNQYPDYKIAAPWQTPASVYDETWGYRSWQEHGPAADKAYEKLTGLIKVVSRGGNYLLNIGPRGDGSVVDFEKEVLLLNGQWLKRNGDAIYGAAANPFDTTFTWGEVTAKPGTLFLHLLQAPENGVIDLPGLHNKISGITILDNGKKLQCDIRQTATGTTVRLPAGFRTTSKQITVLALRFKEAVNITPIHLLANARVLNQHNATPLFSFSGIDYNSYYRSRVGNRWAFTTPRSAALKLTYSEAEKGRSILLTLNGRTEEVLLNNGTAYTLQNNPASLQWGPIYAAGPFRGGIDGVAGSLKDIDVTRPWTDVKATTWQQHPEWKNDETHTFDAGHDKAWYMLQEITAPQAGSYLVGFTSGDGIAVYLNGEEQTIHNNPERGATQSEVLLLSFKQGKNQLLVKFYNRFAKQSPWAIQRNVSQVMYTQPLTIHTEGGAKTQTCEIRQAHPVSVHRHLRMPNLSVAIDTK; this is encoded by the coding sequence ATGAAGAAGATATTTATCGTGTTGATAGGTTTGCTGGCTGTGCTGGAATCAGGCTATGCACAGGAAACCCAGGCGCGTACCGACTGGAAAAATCAGAAGTATTCCATGTTCATTCACTGGGGCGCGATCTATTCCACCCTGGGCGGCGTATGGGACGGTAAACCCGTTACCCGTGGCTATAGTGAACAGATACAATCCCATGCGGGTATTTACAGCGACGTATATGGCGCGGTTGCCAACCGTTTCCGGCCGGAGCTGTGGAATGCCGACTCCATTGTATTGCTGGCCAAAGCAGCCGGTATGAAATCGGTGGTGATGACTTCCAAACACCATGATGGATTTTGTATGTTCCACTCTGCCTATACCGATTATAATGTGGTGGATGCCACCCCATTTAAACGGGATGTGCTGAAAGAACTGGCAGATGCCTGTAAACGGCATGGTTTGAAATTCGGTTTGTATTTTTCCCTGATCGACTGGCATTTTCCACAGGCTTATCCGATTTCGAGCAGCAACAGCGATCCAATCACACCGGAACATCATCAATTTAATAAAGAACAGGTAACAGAATTGCTGACGCATTATGGTCCGGTATCTGAAATCTGGTTTGACATGGGCTCCCTCACCGCGCAGCAAAGCAATGAACTGGCGGAGCTGGTACATCAGCTGCAGCCGGGTTGTATGGTAAGTGGCCGTTTGGGCAATGATGCCGGTGATTTCTGTGTGATGGGAGATAACCAGTATCCGGATTACAAAATTGCTGCTCCGTGGCAAACACCGGCTTCGGTATATGATGAAACCTGGGGCTATCGCAGCTGGCAGGAACATGGCCCCGCTGCCGATAAAGCCTATGAGAAGTTAACCGGATTGATAAAAGTAGTGAGCCGCGGCGGTAATTACCTGCTGAACATAGGACCGCGTGGCGATGGGAGTGTGGTGGATTTTGAAAAAGAAGTGTTGCTGCTGAATGGCCAATGGCTGAAACGTAATGGCGATGCTATTTACGGCGCCGCCGCCAATCCGTTTGATACCACTTTTACCTGGGGCGAAGTAACCGCCAAACCAGGTACCTTATTCCTGCATCTGCTGCAAGCACCTGAAAATGGCGTGATTGACCTGCCAGGATTACATAACAAAATAAGCGGTATCACCATCCTGGACAATGGTAAAAAACTGCAGTGCGATATCCGGCAAACAGCTACTGGTACTACGGTGCGGCTGCCGGCAGGTTTCCGTACCACCAGCAAACAAATTACTGTACTGGCGCTGCGTTTTAAAGAAGCGGTAAATATTACCCCTATACATCTTTTAGCGAATGCCCGGGTGCTGAACCAGCATAACGCTACGCCGTTATTCAGCTTCTCCGGTATCGACTATAACAGTTATTACCGTAGTCGGGTGGGTAATCGTTGGGCCTTTACAACTCCCCGTTCTGCCGCGTTGAAACTAACCTATAGCGAAGCTGAAAAAGGAAGGAGTATACTCCTGACACTCAACGGGCGTACAGAAGAAGTATTGCTCAATAACGGTACTGCCTATACGTTACAGAATAATCCGGCTAGTCTGCAGTGGGGACCAATCTATGCGGCAGGTCCTTTCCGCGGAGGTATTGATGGCGTTGCCGGCTCGTTGAAAGATATTGATGTAACCCGTCCGTGGACAGATGTAAAAGCTACTACCTGGCAACAACATCCGGAGTGGAAAAATGATGAGACGCATACCTTTGATGCGGGTCATGACAAAGCCTGGTATATGTTACAGGAAATAACAGCGCCGCAGGCGGGCAGCTATCTGGTAGGCTTTACCAGTGGAGATGGCATTGCCGTATACCTGAATGGCGAAGAACAAACGATTCATAATAATCCGGAACGCGGCGCTACCCAATCGGAAGTACTGCTGTTATCCTTTAAACAAGGTAAGAACCAGTTGCTGGTGAAGTTTTACAACCGGTTTGCGAAACAATCACCATGGGCTATTCAGCGTAATGTATCTCAGGTGATGTATACGCAGCCGTTGACCATCCATACGGAGGGGGGCGCGAAAACACAGACCTGTGAGATCCGTCAGGCGCACCCGGTGTCTGTACACCGTCACCTGCGGATGCCTAACCTGTCGGTAGCGATTGACACAAAATAA
- the tsaD gene encoding tRNA (adenosine(37)-N6)-threonylcarbamoyltransferase complex transferase subunit TsaD has product MSVRILAIESSCDDTGAAVLVDGKILSNHIANQSVHEQYGGVIPELASRAHQENIVPVVDIALRAAGVKQEELSAIAFTQSPGLIGSLLVGSCFAKSMAMALNIPLIGVHHMQAHVLANFIDDPKPDFPFLCLTVSGGHTQIVLCESPLQMRVIGETLDDAAGEAFDKSAKLLGLPYPGGPLIDKYAKEGDATRFKFPEPRIPDLNFSFSGLKTAILYFIQENQQKDPAFISQHLPDICASIQQRIVSILLNKLVKASQETGIRDIAIAGGVSANSGLRSALATYGAKHNWRTFIPRFEYCTDNAGMIAITAYYKYLAGEFVSLDAVPSARAVF; this is encoded by the coding sequence ATGTCTGTCAGAATTTTAGCTATAGAATCATCCTGTGATGATACAGGAGCAGCGGTACTTGTGGATGGGAAAATTCTCTCCAATCACATTGCCAATCAATCCGTGCATGAACAGTATGGGGGCGTCATTCCGGAACTGGCTTCCCGCGCGCACCAGGAGAATATTGTACCGGTAGTGGATATTGCCCTGCGTGCAGCAGGTGTGAAACAGGAAGAGCTGAGTGCGATTGCATTTACCCAGTCTCCCGGCCTGATCGGCTCTTTGCTGGTAGGCAGCTGTTTTGCCAAATCCATGGCAATGGCTCTAAATATACCCCTGATTGGTGTACATCACATGCAGGCACACGTGCTGGCTAATTTTATTGACGACCCCAAACCGGATTTCCCTTTCCTTTGTTTGACCGTATCAGGTGGGCACACGCAAATTGTATTGTGTGAAAGTCCGCTGCAGATGCGGGTGATCGGCGAAACCCTCGACGATGCAGCCGGAGAGGCCTTCGATAAAAGCGCCAAGTTACTGGGGCTGCCTTATCCCGGCGGACCTTTGATAGATAAATATGCGAAAGAAGGAGATGCTACCCGCTTTAAATTTCCGGAACCCCGTATACCCGATCTGAACTTTAGTTTCAGCGGATTAAAAACAGCGATTCTGTATTTTATCCAGGAGAATCAGCAGAAAGATCCGGCATTTATCTCCCAACATCTGCCTGATATCTGTGCTTCTATTCAGCAACGTATTGTCAGTATCCTGCTGAATAAGCTGGTAAAGGCTTCTCAGGAAACCGGCATCCGGGATATTGCCATTGCCGGCGGTGTAAGTGCCAACAGTGGTCTGCGCAGTGCGTTGGCAACCTATGGCGCCAAACATAACTGGCGTACTTTTATTCCCCGGTTTGAATATTGTACCGATAATGCCGGCATGATTGCCATCACGGCTTATTATAAATACCTGGCCGGCGAATTTGTTTCCCTGGATGCAGTACCCAGCGCCCGGGCGGTATTTTAA
- a CDS encoding ABC transporter permease: protein MIATLKILWSSLKMAIQELRVNKLRTFLSLLGITIGIFCIIAVFTLTNSLERNIRKDLAALGEDVIYVQKWPWGGDGEYPWWKYMNRPEPAYKDLRIIQEKVKSSKLSSFNFDVSGKRVEYGDDYMEGVTMMAATQDFDQIQQLQIIYGRYFVNSESNSGTNVGIIGANVWDGLFGSGEAALGKIVRVAGRDTKIVGVLKKKGESMIGGLSYDNAMILPYRFARTLVDERLSGSPYILVKAAPTASMDQLRDELRGVLRASHRLKPQEEDDFAMNEISTANAQLNSMFGAINIGGGFIAIFALIVGAFGIANIMFVTVKERTAIIGLKKAIGARRGIILMEFLMEAVCLCLIGGSLGLLFVYLLTLVVNSAGSFQLILSTENMIRGLSISAIVGLLAGFIPAYSASKLDPVVAIRSK from the coding sequence ATGATAGCAACCCTTAAAATATTATGGAGTAGTCTGAAGATGGCCATTCAGGAACTGCGGGTGAACAAGCTGCGGACTTTCCTCTCATTGTTAGGTATTACCATTGGTATCTTTTGTATTATCGCCGTATTTACCCTTACCAACAGCCTGGAACGGAATATCAGAAAAGACCTTGCCGCCCTCGGAGAAGACGTTATTTATGTGCAGAAATGGCCGTGGGGAGGCGACGGGGAGTACCCGTGGTGGAAATATATGAACCGTCCGGAGCCGGCCTACAAAGACCTCAGAATTATACAGGAGAAGGTAAAAAGCTCCAAGCTTTCCTCCTTTAACTTTGATGTTTCCGGTAAAAGAGTGGAATACGGAGACGATTATATGGAAGGCGTTACCATGATGGCTGCCACACAGGACTTTGATCAGATACAGCAGTTACAGATTATATATGGCCGCTATTTCGTCAACAGTGAAAGCAACAGTGGTACCAACGTAGGTATCATCGGCGCGAATGTATGGGATGGCCTGTTTGGCTCCGGGGAAGCAGCCCTGGGGAAAATAGTGCGGGTAGCCGGCCGCGATACTAAAATCGTGGGCGTACTCAAGAAAAAAGGAGAGAGCATGATTGGCGGATTAAGTTATGATAACGCCATGATATTGCCCTACCGTTTTGCCCGTACCCTGGTAGACGAACGCCTGTCCGGCTCTCCCTACATCCTGGTGAAAGCCGCTCCCACAGCTTCCATGGACCAGCTGCGCGATGAGCTGAGAGGCGTACTCCGTGCTTCGCACCGGTTGAAACCGCAGGAAGAGGATGATTTTGCCATGAATGAAATCAGTACCGCCAATGCCCAGCTGAACTCTATGTTTGGCGCTATCAATATAGGAGGCGGTTTTATCGCCATCTTCGCCCTGATAGTCGGTGCTTTTGGTATTGCCAATATTATGTTCGTCACCGTAAAGGAAAGAACAGCGATCATCGGGTTGAAAAAAGCGATCGGCGCCCGCCGGGGTATTATCCTGATGGAATTCCTGATGGAGGCGGTATGTCTTTGTCTGATCGGTGGTTCCCTGGGGTTACTGTTCGTTTATCTCCTCACCCTTGTGGTGAATTCGGCAGGGTCTTTCCAGTTGATATTATCTACGGAAAATATGATCCGGGGACTGAGCATTTCCGCGATAGTAGGCCTGTTGGCCGGATTTATACCTGCCTATTCCGCCAGTAAGCTGGATCCGGTGGTGGCTATACGCAGTAAATAA
- a CDS encoding peptide chain release factor 3 translates to MKYANEINKRKSFAIIAHPDAGKTTLTEKFLLFGGAIQTAGAVKSNKIKKHTTSDFMEIERQRGISVATSVMTFEYRDILVNLLDTPGHKDFAEDTYRTLTAVDSVVLVIDCVKGVEEQTERLMEVCRMRDTPVIIFVNKMDRDGKYPFDLLDELEEKLSIRVRPLSWPINMGSDFKGVYNLYDKSFVAFQPNKKATDDDVVPLADLSSSYVDEHFNARDAAQLRGDVELIEGVYDTFDNEAYLAGKLAPVFFGSAVNNFGVKDLLDTFVDIAPTPRNRQSSTREINVQEDKFSGFIFKIHANLDPRHRDRIAFLRVCSGKFERNKFYHHVRLDKDVRFSNPYSFLAREKNIVDDAYPGDVVGLFDTGNFKIGDTLTEGENFYMTGIPSFSPELFKELVNKDPMKTKQLEKGIRQLTDEGVAQLFTQHGGNRKIIGCVGDLQFEVIQYRLLQEYGAACQFNTLPFYKACWLTGPKDKIEDFIRFKSSNIVEDKDGHLVYLAQSEWYLNTERTNNPDIEFHFTSEIHK, encoded by the coding sequence ATGAAGTACGCTAACGAAATCAATAAAAGAAAGTCCTTTGCCATCATCGCTCACCCGGATGCCGGTAAAACCACGCTGACAGAGAAATTCCTCCTCTTCGGTGGTGCGATCCAGACTGCCGGTGCGGTAAAGTCCAATAAAATAAAAAAACACACCACCTCCGACTTCATGGAAATTGAACGGCAGAGAGGTATCTCCGTGGCTACCTCCGTGATGACGTTCGAATACCGCGATATACTGGTTAACCTCCTGGATACCCCCGGTCACAAGGACTTTGCGGAAGATACCTACCGTACCCTTACCGCGGTAGACAGCGTAGTACTGGTGATTGACTGCGTAAAAGGGGTGGAAGAACAAACAGAAAGACTGATGGAGGTGTGCCGCATGCGCGATACTCCGGTAATCATCTTTGTGAATAAAATGGACCGTGATGGTAAATACCCCTTCGATCTCCTCGATGAACTGGAAGAAAAACTCAGCATCCGGGTAAGACCACTTAGCTGGCCTATCAACATGGGCAGTGATTTCAAAGGGGTGTATAACCTGTATGATAAAAGCTTTGTGGCCTTCCAGCCCAACAAAAAAGCAACTGATGACGACGTAGTACCACTGGCTGACCTGAGCAGCAGCTATGTGGATGAACATTTTAATGCCCGCGATGCCGCCCAGCTGCGTGGTGATGTGGAACTGATCGAAGGTGTATATGATACTTTCGACAACGAAGCTTACCTTGCCGGTAAACTGGCACCGGTTTTCTTTGGTAGTGCCGTGAACAACTTCGGGGTAAAAGATCTCCTCGATACTTTCGTAGACATCGCTCCTACTCCCCGCAACCGCCAGAGCAGCACGCGTGAGATTAATGTGCAGGAAGATAAATTCAGCGGCTTCATCTTTAAAATCCACGCGAACCTCGATCCGCGCCACCGCGACCGTATTGCGTTCCTGCGGGTATGCTCCGGAAAATTTGAACGGAATAAATTCTATCACCACGTTCGTTTAGACAAAGATGTACGGTTCAGTAACCCTTACAGCTTTCTGGCGCGTGAAAAAAATATCGTAGATGATGCCTATCCCGGCGACGTGGTAGGTTTGTTCGATACCGGCAACTTCAAAATCGGTGATACCCTCACGGAAGGAGAAAACTTCTACATGACCGGTATCCCCAGCTTTTCTCCGGAACTGTTTAAGGAACTGGTCAACAAAGACCCGATGAAAACCAAACAGCTGGAAAAAGGTATCCGGCAGCTGACCGATGAAGGGGTGGCGCAGCTCTTTACCCAGCATGGCGGCAACCGGAAGATCATTGGCTGTGTGGGCGACCTCCAGTTTGAAGTAATCCAGTACCGCCTGTTACAGGAATATGGTGCGGCCTGTCAGTTTAATACACTCCCCTTCTATAAAGCCTGCTGGCTCACCGGCCCGAAAGACAAAATAGAAGACTTCATCCGTTTTAAATCTTCCAACATCGTAGAAGATAAGGATGGCCACCTGGTATACCTGGCGCAGTCCGAATGGTACCTCAATACAGAAAGAACCAACAACCCGGATATTGAATTCCATTTCACTTCCGAAATACATAAATAA
- a CDS encoding menaquinone biosynthesis decarboxylase — protein sequence MAYKNLRHFIDALEQAGELVRITAYVDPHLEIAEITDRISKSPNGGKALLFENTGYDFPVLINAMGSYKRMCMALGVQELDDVAGEIEQLFKLLSKPKESILDKLALLPKLGQFASWMPKVVSGKGSCQEVVMTQPDLSKLPVLTCWPKDGGPFITLPVIHTKDPLTGSRNVGMYRMQVFEKDMTGMHWHKHKVSAKHFMEYKKLNKRMPVAVVLGGDPVYTYSATAPLPENVDEYMLAGFLRKKKVELVKCISQPDIEVPADADFVIEGYVEPSEDLIWEGPFGDHTGYYSLADWYPRFHVTAITHRKDAVYPSTIVGIPPQEDAWIGKATERIFLAPIKMTLVPEIMNMEMPVEGVFHNLVISQIKKDYAGQAQKVMNAMWGAGQMMFNKILVVADEGTSITDYKSLAQYVFRHLNPATDIYLSQGPMDVLDHSCSKMGFGGKMCIDGTRKYEEETDSSYLQLPTPATIDAAALMQQFPEIKGINSQLLADDISCILIAVEKTRPFHVRELNEQLYALPALAGIKMILYVENTVDVSDLASALWRFCNNLDPKRDSFVINKPTAQAGKYVGGIGMDGTQKTKLLDNFERDWPNIIVAADETITKVDAKWAELGLGSFLASPSLKYKHQIYGNEAVVQQ from the coding sequence ATGGCATATAAAAACCTCCGGCATTTTATTGATGCATTGGAACAGGCAGGAGAACTGGTGCGCATTACCGCTTATGTGGACCCTCATTTGGAAATAGCTGAAATTACAGACAGGATCAGTAAGTCGCCCAATGGCGGAAAAGCCCTGCTGTTTGAAAATACCGGATATGATTTTCCGGTACTGATCAACGCCATGGGAAGCTATAAAAGAATGTGCATGGCACTGGGCGTACAGGAACTGGACGATGTAGCGGGTGAAATAGAACAACTCTTCAAATTATTATCAAAACCTAAAGAAAGCATACTGGATAAACTGGCGTTGCTGCCCAAACTGGGACAGTTTGCCTCCTGGATGCCGAAAGTAGTGAGTGGAAAAGGCAGCTGCCAGGAAGTAGTGATGACCCAGCCGGACCTGAGCAAACTGCCGGTGCTGACCTGCTGGCCTAAAGATGGCGGCCCTTTTATCACGTTGCCGGTTATTCATACCAAAGATCCGCTGACGGGCAGCCGTAACGTAGGGATGTACCGCATGCAGGTATTTGAAAAAGATATGACCGGTATGCACTGGCATAAACATAAAGTATCTGCCAAACACTTTATGGAATACAAAAAGCTGAATAAACGTATGCCCGTTGCCGTTGTACTCGGTGGCGATCCGGTATATACCTATTCTGCTACAGCACCGTTGCCGGAAAATGTGGATGAGTACATGCTGGCTGGTTTTCTCCGTAAAAAGAAAGTGGAACTGGTGAAATGTATTTCCCAGCCGGATATAGAAGTACCTGCCGATGCTGATTTTGTGATAGAAGGCTATGTAGAACCTTCCGAAGACCTGATCTGGGAAGGGCCTTTCGGAGACCACACTGGTTATTACTCCCTGGCCGACTGGTATCCCCGGTTTCATGTAACCGCCATCACCCACCGCAAAGATGCCGTATATCCGTCTACGATAGTAGGTATTCCGCCGCAGGAAGATGCCTGGATCGGAAAGGCCACAGAACGTATTTTCCTGGCGCCGATCAAAATGACGCTGGTACCGGAAATCATGAATATGGAAATGCCTGTGGAAGGTGTTTTCCATAATCTTGTCATCTCCCAGATTAAAAAAGACTATGCCGGTCAGGCCCAGAAAGTAATGAATGCCATGTGGGGCGCCGGACAAATGATGTTTAACAAAATACTGGTAGTTGCAGATGAAGGCACCAGTATTACCGATTATAAATCACTGGCACAGTATGTATTCCGGCACCTCAACCCGGCTACGGATATATACCTGAGCCAGGGGCCGATGGATGTACTGGACCACTCCTGTTCCAAGATGGGTTTTGGGGGTAAGATGTGCATCGACGGTACCCGTAAATACGAAGAGGAAACAGATAGCAGCTACCTGCAGCTGCCTACGCCGGCCACCATCGATGCGGCTGCGCTGATGCAGCAGTTCCCGGAAATTAAAGGTATCAACAGCCAGCTGCTGGCGGATGATATTTCCTGTATCCTGATAGCGGTGGAGAAGACCCGACCGTTTCATGTACGGGAGCTGAATGAGCAATTGTATGCCCTGCCGGCCCTGGCAGGCATCAAGATGATCCTGTATGTGGAAAATACGGTGGATGTAAGCGATCTGGCTTCTGCTTTATGGCGGTTCTGCAATAACCTGGACCCCAAACGCGACAGCTTTGTCATCAATAAGCCGACCGCACAGGCCGGAAAGTATGTGGGCGGCATTGGTATGGATGGCACCCAGAAAACGAAACTGCTGGATAATTTCGAACGCGACTGGCCCAATATCATTGTGGCAGCCGATGAAACCATTACCAAAGTAGACGCTAAATGGGCTGAATTAGGCCTGGGTAGCTTCCTGGCATCTCCTTCCCTGAAATATAAACACCAGATTTATGGCAACGAAGCAGTGGTACAACAGTAG
- the porG gene encoding type IX secretion system protein PorG produces the protein MKFKKSTVLGLLFMAVPFIGFAQDWHVGAFLGISNYSGDLTKQRVDLKYTRPAIGLLVRRDINRYFSVRAGFTWGIVTAADSTSSDKALQARNLSFRSNIFEGSLIGEFNFFDIEEKGFTPYVFAGVAGFGFDPTAKDQSGNKIRLRPLGTEGQGLSQYPSRQPYDLFTIAIPFGAGFKAILNDTWTLGFEIGFRPTMTDYLDDVSTNYVDKNTLQAYRGQRSVDMAFRGDEVSGKNIPGTYPADGTKRGSDKYKDWYGFTGVTITYRLGGGNGWGRQKATRCPVF, from the coding sequence TTGAAATTCAAAAAATCTACCGTACTAGGGTTGTTATTCATGGCAGTTCCTTTTATCGGATTTGCACAGGACTGGCATGTAGGCGCTTTTCTGGGTATCAGTAATTACAGCGGGGATCTGACCAAACAAAGGGTAGACCTGAAATATACCCGGCCGGCTATTGGTTTGCTGGTAAGAAGGGATATTAACCGTTATTTCAGTGTGCGTGCCGGCTTTACCTGGGGTATTGTGACCGCTGCCGACAGCACCAGTTCTGATAAAGCATTACAGGCCCGGAACCTGAGTTTCCGGTCTAATATATTTGAAGGTAGTCTGATAGGAGAGTTTAATTTCTTTGATATAGAAGAGAAAGGTTTTACCCCCTACGTATTTGCCGGGGTAGCCGGTTTCGGTTTTGATCCTACCGCCAAAGACCAGTCTGGCAACAAGATCCGGCTGCGTCCATTGGGTACGGAAGGACAGGGCCTGTCGCAATATCCGTCGCGGCAGCCTTACGACCTGTTTACCATTGCTATTCCGTTTGGCGCCGGTTTTAAAGCCATCCTGAACGACACCTGGACGCTGGGCTTTGAGATCGGATTCCGGCCTACCATGACGGATTACCTGGACGATGTGAGCACCAACTATGTCGATAAAAACACGCTGCAGGCGTACCGGGGACAACGATCCGTGGATATGGCCTTCCGCGGGGATGAAGTGAGTGGTAAAAATATCCCGGGCACTTATCCGGCAGATGGTACCAAACGGGGATCTGATAAATACAAAGACTGGTACGGCTTTACCGGTGTAACCATCACCTACCGCCTGGGCGGTGGCAATGGATGGGGACGTCAGAAAGCAACCCGCTGTCCGGTGTTCTAA
- a CDS encoding DsrE family protein, with amino-acid sequence MQVVFQITSGAPDASKALLGQLNNLLQYFSSRETRIAVEVVVHGDAWPLLLSHENPYTEKIMSLVAREVKWLICQNTLNSHQLDATQLFAFTAVVPAAVAHLVERQAAGWAYIKC; translated from the coding sequence ATGCAGGTCGTTTTTCAGATTACCTCCGGTGCACCGGATGCTTCAAAAGCCTTATTGGGCCAGCTTAATAACCTCCTTCAATACTTCAGCAGCCGGGAAACGCGTATAGCCGTTGAAGTGGTGGTACACGGCGATGCCTGGCCTTTATTGCTATCTCACGAGAATCCATATACGGAAAAAATTATGTCACTGGTGGCACGCGAGGTGAAATGGCTGATTTGTCAGAATACGCTCAACAGCCATCAGTTGGATGCCACGCAGCTTTTTGCTTTTACGGCGGTAGTGCCGGCCGCTGTAGCACACCTGGTAGAAAGACAGGCCGCCGGATGGGCCTACATAAAATGTTAG
- a CDS encoding helix-turn-helix transcriptional regulator has product MSKSMILTKEQLENFALQGLSFADDHVSDSFNIKDVAERLGISYSYFYHNFTDFMGEPFWHYVKRHRLELAAGLLRHSGYNVSEISELCGYATTAAFSKAFKQHFKESPVNFRRILELPNEKRTLQITESITAATGNDLYGNFFSYDRCEKVVLPDTILYYSFISRGQNPIGEMIAKMTHYYNMFHKMLTLFDLPHSRIITGTLDSVPVTDYEKLSMFAGISIPVTASATLQQLNNSFSFLMKKRVPGGSYLKLPVPMDFATAGIPMYNFISRNCKEGIFKMSGNHFFISLTGPKYCEIFIPLLKKHY; this is encoded by the coding sequence ATGTCTAAATCCATGATTCTTACCAAAGAGCAGCTGGAAAACTTTGCCCTCCAGGGACTATCCTTTGCAGATGACCACGTTAGCGATTCTTTTAACATCAAAGATGTAGCAGAAAGACTGGGCATCTCCTACTCCTACTTTTATCATAATTTCACCGACTTCATGGGAGAGCCTTTCTGGCACTATGTGAAGCGCCACCGGCTGGAACTGGCAGCAGGCTTGCTACGACACAGCGGATACAACGTGAGTGAAATATCCGAACTATGCGGATACGCTACCACGGCAGCTTTTAGCAAGGCATTCAAACAACATTTCAAAGAAAGTCCGGTCAATTTCCGCCGCATCCTGGAACTACCCAACGAAAAAAGAACCCTGCAAATCACCGAATCCATCACCGCCGCTACCGGCAATGATCTGTACGGGAACTTTTTCAGCTACGACCGCTGCGAAAAAGTAGTGCTGCCGGATACCATCCTGTACTACTCTTTTATTTCCCGCGGGCAGAATCCTATTGGCGAAATGATCGCCAAAATGACCCACTATTACAACATGTTCCATAAAATGCTGACCCTCTTCGATCTGCCTCATAGCAGAATCATCACCGGTACCCTCGATTCCGTACCGGTTACCGACTATGAGAAACTATCGATGTTTGCAGGCATCAGCATTCCTGTCACGGCCAGCGCCACGTTGCAACAACTGAACAACAGTTTTTCTTTTCTGATGAAAAAAAGGGTGCCCGGTGGCAGCTATCTTAAACTGCCCGTTCCGATGGACTTTGCCACAGCTGGTATCCCTATGTATAATTTTATCAGCCGCAATTGTAAGGAGGGTATTTTTAAAATGAGCGGCAACCATTTCTTTATTTCACTGACAGGTCCGAAGTATTGCGAAATATTTATCCCGTTGCTCAAAAAACATTATTGA